In Rhodothermales bacterium, the genomic window CGGGTATGCAAAAGGAGTGGCTCCAGGAGAAAGCGCACGAACTTCAGTTGAATAACGTAGAGTTTGTTGATCCGGTGTCAAAGGACGAAGTGTTCAAATACATTGCAGCTGCCGACATTGGAGCGTCCGTGCTCAAGAAGGTGGATGCGTTCAAGACGGTCTATTCCAATAAGACCTTTGACTATATGGCGTGCAGCCGGCCTGTGTTGATGGCCATCGACGGTGTCTCCCGGCAACTTGTTGTCGACGCCGAGTGCGGCGCGTACGTGGAGCCCGAGAACCCGAATGATTTTGCAGAGAAGGTTGCTGCTTACGCCGATATGGACGTAGACATTCGACTCAAACAGGGGCAGGCCGGCCACGCGTATGCCCGGGCACATTTCGATCGCGATATGCTTGCGGAGCGGTACGTGAAACATCTCCAAGCGATTGCGTCATGAGGAAGGTTGTTCTAATCGGCTGCTCTGGTCACGCATACGTGGTCGCCGAGATTCTTAATCGCCTTGGTCGCTTACTCGCGGGGTATTGCGATCTCGAACCCCGGCCGGGCAACTACCTCGGAATTCCATTCCTTGGACACGAAATCAGTGAGGAAGGACTGGAGCACCTCCGTGACAATGACTATTTCGTGGCCATTGGCGACAACTACCGGCGCCAGCAGGTAACCGAGTCATTGGCAGAACGAGGTGTTTCGGTACCCCTTTCTATCCGACATCCGGACGCCGTCGTATCGTCATCAGTCGACATTGGCGCGGGATCGATGGTGGGTCCATCTTCCATGATCAATCCGTTTGTCAGAATTGGAGACGGTGTGATCTGCAACACGGGATGCATCGTCGAGCACGAGTGCGTCGTCGGCGACTTCGCACACATCGCACCCGGCGCAGTGCTTGCTGGAAACGTTCGCGTCGGCGAGTTCTCCTTCGTGGGC contains:
- a CDS encoding glycosyltransferase family 4 protein, which produces IYVGAHGVANHLIQMLEAARLLIDRNDVHFVLVGTGMQKEWLQEKAHELQLNNVEFVDPVSKDEVFKYIAAADIGASVLKKVDAFKTVYSNKTFDYMACSRPVLMAIDGVSRQLVVDAECGAYVEPENPNDFAEKVAAYADMDVDIRLKQGQAGHAYARAHFDRDMLAERYVKHLQAIAS
- a CDS encoding acetyltransferase, which translates into the protein MRKVVLIGCSGHAYVVAEILNRLGRLLAGYCDLEPRPGNYLGIPFLGHEISEEGLEHLRDNDYFVAIGDNYRRQQVTESLAERGVSVPLSIRHPDAVVSSSVDIGAGSMVGPSSMINPFVRIGDGVICNTGCIVEHECVVGDFAHIAPGAVLAGNVRVGEFSFVGANAVVKEGLNIGANCVIGAGSVIIRNLPDGAKVVGNPGRIL